The following are encoded together in the Brassica napus cultivar Da-Ae chromosome A9, Da-Ae, whole genome shotgun sequence genome:
- the LOC106450130 gene encoding 40S ribosomal protein S30, which produces MGKVHGSLARAGKVRGQTPKVAKQDKKKKPRGRAHKRLQHNRRFVTAVVGFGKKRGPNSSEK; this is translated from the exons ATGGGAAAGGTGCACGGTTCATTGGCACGTGCCGGGAAGGTGAGAGGTCAGACCCCGAAAGTGGCTAAGcaggacaagaagaagaagcctcGTGGCCGTGCTCACAAGCGTTTGCAACACAACCGCCGTTTCGTCACCGCCG TTGTTGGCTTTGGCAAGAAGAGAGGACCAAACTCATCAGAGAAGTAG
- the LOC106447116 gene encoding profilin-1-like has translation MSWQSYVDDHLMCDVEGNHLTAAAILGQDGSVWAQSANFPQLKTEEINGITKDFEEPGFLAPTGLFLGGAKYMVIQGEPGAVIRGKKGPGGVTIKKTTQALVIGIYEEPMTGGQCNLVVERLGDYLIESDL, from the exons atgtcgTGGCAATCGTATGTTGATGACCACCTTATGTGCGATGTCGAAGGCAACCACCTCACCGCCGCCGCTATTCTCGGTCAAGACGGCAGTGTCTGGGCTCAGAGCGCCAACTTCCCTCag TTGAAGACTGAAGAAATCAATGGAATCACTAAGGATTTTGAGGAGCCTGGGTTTCTTGCCCCAACCGGTTTATTTCTAGGTGGAGCTAAGTACATGGTTATTCAAGGTGAACCAGGAGCTGTCATCCGAGGGAAGaag GGACCTGGAGGCGTTACTATCAAGAAGACGACTCAAGCCTTGGTCATTGGTATCTACGAGGAGCCCATGACTGGAGGTCAATGCAATTTGGTTGTGGAGAGGCTCGGTGATTACCTCATCGAGTCTGATCTCTaa
- the LOC106447115 gene encoding glucose 1-dehydrogenase, with translation MSNPQTVRYIFTKVLKKLEPWRDLKDKVVLVTGASSGIGKEICLDLGKAGCKIIAAARRVDRLNSLCSDINRFGSTGTQATALEFDVASDAATIRKAVKEAWEVFGKIDVLINNAGIRGNVKSSLDLSEDEWDKVFRTNLTGPWLVSKYVCILMRDAKQGGSVINISSLSTIKNLTSLSSLNSES, from the exons ATGAGCAATCCTCAAACTGTGAGATACATCTTTACTAAG GTGTTGAAGAAGCTGGAGCCATGGCGTGACCTCAAAGACAAAGTGGTTCTTGTGACAGGAGCTTCCTCTGGTATAGGAAAAGAGATCTGTCTTGATTTGGGCAAAGCTGGTTGTAAGATTATCGCAGCAGCACGTCGTGTCGACCGCCTCAACTCTCTCTGCTCTGACATCAACAGATTCGGCTCAACCGGAACCCAAGCCACAGCTCTCGAGTTCGACGTGGCATCGGATGCAGCCACCATTCGAAAAGCGGTTAAGGAAGCTTGGGAAGTATTTGGAAAGATCGATGTGCTGATCAACAATGCTGGAATCAGAGGCAATGTCAAGTCGAGTTTGGATTTGTCGGAGGACGAGTGGGACAAAGTGTTCAGGACCAACTTAACCGGGCCCTGGTTGGTCTCCAAATACGTCTGTATTTTAATGCGTGACGCTAAACAAGGTGGCTCGGTGATTAACATATCTTCCTTGTCTACAATCAAAAATCTGACAAGTCTCTCAAGTCTTAACTCAGAGtcttag
- the LOC106447117 gene encoding profilin-5, translating into MSWQTYVDEHLMCDVGDGQGHHLTSAAIIGHDGSVWAQSANFPQFKPQEMTDIMKDFDEPGHLAPTGLFLAGLKYMVIQGEPGAVIRGKKGAGGITIKKTGQSMVFGLYEEPVTPGQCNMVVERLGDYLVEQDL; encoded by the exons ATGTCGTGGCAAACTTACGTTGATGAGCATTTGATGTGCGATGTCGGTGACGGCCAAGGTCACCACCTCACCTCTGCCGCTATCATCGGCCATGACGGTAGCGTTTGGGCTCAGAGCGCTAATTTTCCTCAG TTCAAGCCTCAAGAGATGACAGATATCATGAAAGATTTCGATGAGCCTGGTCACCTCGCTCCCACAGGCTTATTCCTCGCAGGACTTAAGTATATGGTTATCCAAGGCGAGCCTGGTGCAGTCATCCGTGGCAAAAAG GGGGCTGGAGGAATCACAATCAAGAAGACAGGACAATCAATGGTGTTTGGTCTGTATGAAGAACCAGTGACTCCAGGACAATGTAACATGGTCGTCGAGAGGTTGGGTGATTACTTGGTCGAACAGGATCTCTGA
- the LOC106447114 gene encoding leucine-rich repeat extensin-like protein 4, which produces MVRKKKKGNNFKLLTLFLFLGTCLGDYGIRVGIGDGGAWIGGGGKQQTNAAYSALQSWKTAITEDPSSVLKTWVGEDVCSYKGIFCSGSSVTAIDLNKANLKGNIVKDLSLLSDLTILHLNSNRFSGPIPDSFRALESLQELDLSNNRFSGSFPQATIYIPNLIYLDLRFNSFTGSVPENLFNKQLDAILLNNNQFTGEIPRNLGYSSASVINLANNKLSGEIPTSFGISGSRLKEVLLLNNQLTGCIPESVGVFSEIEVFDVSFNSLMGHVPDTISCLSEIEVLNFAHNKFSGDLPDLVCSLRNLINLTVAFNFFSGFSSECSRVSAGFDFTGNCIPGVGYQRPRPDCSVIAGGALSCLRIPAQPLTCAAILGLKVTPSP; this is translated from the coding sequence AtggtgaggaagaagaagaaaggcaaCAACTTCAAGCTACTGActctgtttctgtttcttgGTACATGCCTTGGAGACTACGGCATTAGAGTCGGAATCGGCGACGGTGGAGCTTGGATCGGCGGCGGCGGAAAGCAACAGACAAATGCAGCTTACAGTGCTCTTCAATCCTGGAAAACCGCGATTACAGAAGATCCATCTAGTGTTCTTAAGACATGGGTTGGTGAAGATGTCTGCTCTTACAAAGGAATCTTCTGTTCTGGTTCTTCTGTAACCGCCATCGATCTAAACAAAGCAAATCTCAAAGGCAACATCGTCAAAgacctctctcttctctcagaCTTAACCATCCTCCACCTCAACAGCAACAGATTCTCAGGCCCAATCCCAGATTCTTTCAGAGCCTTGGAGTCTCTTCAAGAACTCGATCTCAGCAACAACAGATTCTCAGGCTCTTTCCCTCAAGCCACAATCTACATCCCTAACCTCATCTACCTCGATCTCCGGTTCAACAGTTTCACCGGTTCGGTTCCTGAGAATCTATTCAACAAACAGCTAGACGCGATTCTCCTCAACAACAACCAATTCACCGGAGAAATCCCCCGGAATCTCGGATACTCATCCGCATCTGTGATTAATCTGGCGAATAACAAATTATCCGGCGAAATACCGACGAGTTTCGGTATATCCGGTTCGAGATTGAAGGAGGTTCTTTTATTGAATAACCAGTTAACCGGTTGTATACCGGAATCGGTCGGGGTGTTTAGCGAaattgaagtgtttgatgttaGTTTCAATTCTTTGATGGGTCACGTCCCCGACACGATCTCTTGCTTGTCGGAGATCGAAGTTTTGAACTTCGCGCATAATAAATTCTCCGGGGATCTTCCTGATTTGGTTTGTTCTTTGAGGAATCTGATAAATCTCACCGTTGCTTTCAACTTCTTCTCCGGGTTTAGCTCTGAGTGCTCGAGAGTCAGCGCTGGGTTTGATTTCACCGGGAACTGTATTCCCGGCGTAGGTTATCAGCGGCCGCGGCCCGATTGTTCGGTGATTGCAGGCGGCGCTTTGAGTTGCCTTAGGATTCCGGCGCAGCCGTTAACGTGCGCTGCGATCTTGGGATTGAAGGTGACTCCATCtccatga